Proteins encoded together in one Telopea speciosissima isolate NSW1024214 ecotype Mountain lineage chromosome 6, Tspe_v1, whole genome shotgun sequence window:
- the LOC122665693 gene encoding transcription factor TCP12-like: MFLSNDKWSGNSTPSLYAAADHQSIIFTSSHTKPPFNHHHVTLNSNKLNPPPFSFYQFPPPPTFSEHHDHLLQQQQQQQQHHLLTADTNLVTDILNDMAVSDNKSTMPAIAEKQNPQQKKRSSVKRDRHSKITTAQGVRDRRMRLSLDVAREFFGLQDLRGDDKPSKTIRWLLNQCKGPMKELARAKELITNQNCVGVGGSGVAKSVSSTSECEVMSGIEENSNARNYERKATEKNDLAIRRKRQARKTKFHTIGKESREKARERARERTREKNIQGRRFTLSSSPSETGEESGVSHSHEMKSSMAEVGVLKEPNSSSHLLVLQRPNTNSIEEEHVMTTCNSSPSSIFSFQHENAISQGLVCNHHNNNNNSVPSCLENWDTNT, translated from the coding sequence ATGTTCCTCTCCAACGACAAATGGAGTGGAAACTCCACCCCTTCTTTATATGCTGCTGCTGATCACCAATCCATCATCTTCACCTCCTCTCACACTAAACCTCCTTTTAACCATCACCATGTGACCCTTAACTCCAACAAACTAAAccctcctcctttctctttctacCAATTCCCTCCTCCTCCAACCTTTTCTGAACATCATGACCATTTGcttcagcaacagcaacagcaacagcaacaccACCTCCTCACTGCAGATACCAACTTGGTCACTGATATTTTGAATGACATGGCAGTTTCAGACAACAAATCTACAATGCCTGCTATTGCTGAAAAACAGAATCCACAACAGAAGAAGAGATCATCAGTAAAGAGGGATCGGCACAGCAAGATTACCACCGCGCAAGGCGTTAGAGACCGGCGGATGAGATTGTCTCTCGACGTTGCTCGCGAGTTCTTCGGTTTACAAGATTTGCGTGGTGATGACAAACCAAGTAAAACCATCAGGTGGTTGCTGAATCAGTGCAAGGGACCAATGAAAGAGCTTGCTAGGGCTAAAGAACTGATAACAAACCAGAACTGTGTTGGTGTTGGAGGAAGTGGTGTAGCTAAGAGTGTGTCCTCCACATCTGAGTGTGAGGTCATGTCAGGAATTGAAGAGAACAGCAATGCCAGAAACTATGAAAGAAAGGCAACTGAGAAGAACGACTTGGCCATTAGAAGGAAGAGACAGGCACGTAAAACTAAATTTCATACTATTGGAAAAGAATCCAGGGAGAAGGCAAGAGAAAGGGCTAGGGAGAGAACTAGAGAGAAGAACATACAAGGTCGAAGGTTTACTTTATCTTCAAGCCCTTCTGAAACTGGTGAAGAATCTGGTGTCTCTCACAGTCACGAAATGAAATCTTCAATGGCAGAGGTGGGTGTTCTTAAAGAACCCAATTCATCATCACATTTACTAGTCCTTCAGAGGCCTAACACAAACAGTATTGAGGAGGAACATGTAATGACTACATGTAATTCAAGCCCATCTTCCATCTTCAGTTTTCAACATGAAAATGCAATCTCACAAGGGTTAGTATGCAAccaccacaacaacaacaacaatagtgTCCCTAGTTGTCTTGAGAATTGGGACACAAACACATAA